The proteins below come from a single Xenopus tropicalis strain Nigerian chromosome 9, UCB_Xtro_10.0, whole genome shotgun sequence genomic window:
- the LOC105948474 gene encoding uncharacterized protein LOC105948474, whose product MADTALEKEKGKTKEKAKTKEHLSESPKGKKEIKKPTSISCFGCDIKFNPVEGEKLCNTCKGKLKNPVNSPEGAEGLVSWMKGAMMQAFESFKQQKPNKDVLQADSPFYEDFSSDTSFGEGTSKLKYESESEEGEISESEAIKNKIKSQWSVLDKKWAPQNKFYSLFPFEVEDTKFWDVPPKLDPPVAQTIKRTTLPLEDSTGLKDAMDRKAEGALRKTYLAAAAGFKPAIAAASVARSLKAGVRNLFG is encoded by the coding sequence ATGGCTGACACTGCTTtagaaaaggaaaagggaaagaCTAAAGAGAAGGCTAAAACTAAAGAACATTTATCTGAATCTCCTAAGGGGAAGAAAGAGATAAAGAAACCGACCTCCATATCTTGTTTTGGGTGTGATATAAAATTTAACCCTGTGGAAGGTGAAAAATTATGCAatacatgtaaagggaaacttaAAAACCCTGTCAATTCCCCAGAAGGGGCTGAAGGACTAGTGTCCTGGATGAAAGGAGCTATGATGCAGGCTTTTGAGTCTTTTAAGCAGCAGAAGCCAAATAAAGATGTATTGCAAGCTGACAGTCCATTTTATGAGGATTTTTCATCTGATACATCATTTGGGGAAGGTACCTCaaagttaaaatatgaatctgagTCAGAGGAAGGAGAAATTTCAGAATCTGAAGCTATTAAGAACAAAATTAAAAGTCAGTGGTCTGTATTAGATAAGAAATGGGCCCCACAAAATaaattttattctctttttccCTTTGAGGTTGAGGACACAAAATTTTGGGATGTACCTCCAAAATTGGATCCTCCGGTAGCCCAAACTATCAAAAGAACAACTTTACCGTTAGAAGACAGTACTGGTCTCAAGGACGCCATGGATAGAAAGGCGGAGGGGGCCCTAAGGAAAACCTatctggcagcagcagcaggtttcaAGCCGGCAATAGCGGCGGCTTCAGTGGCAAGATCCCTTaaggcaggggtcaggaacctttttggctga